The following proteins are encoded in a genomic region of Hippocampus zosterae strain Florida chromosome 2, ASM2543408v3, whole genome shotgun sequence:
- the usp19 gene encoding ubiquitin carboxyl-terminal hydrolase 19 isoform X4, protein MSSGSGNGAAGRRSGVQNQQRGGGDQLSSSASKKKQKDRANQESKEAKRAAAAAGVDGVLAEVKKDVFVDWKQNANEVIIKLRCGESVQKIEDVNTTFTDTHCHVHFSDGREWTCHLQEEIEASCSRVQYKEKGGFLLLILHKKIPIHIWPSLKCNKKEKEVGPIETKNAKAPATVASESPEHLELSCPLTQRQSQAPSSPSRNASRCSGSKAERTVKRHLKHKQPSDKTSTESAATTLGGGDGTGASPKPVSIKKSNQQSREPSAKRTSAHLTRNTKEDKSSTERDMDSAQTRTSYARLPAAELPQTPHRDGDESLDRLVCEHVHGSDVAVANKVQEADKPSDAPDTQDRGAKTGASENQPAVPVSASDSLKTSGFNNHLDSAFPERSTDITNAEPEKTAQLQQSVRDTQTHQQLGSRGATPVSSRDVSAEQEPSTGLTQIEGSCDGEEKRDQSKEEPAPIKQQEVPEPMVNLQYVKNDSYEKGTDLMVVNVYMKNICRNTSRVIFREQDFTLIFQTSDANFLRLHPDCGPNTVFKWQVKLRNLIQPEQCSYSFTVSRVDITLKKRHSQRWEGLEAPATQGAVGGAKVAVPSSPACTEKSKPGSSQHSLPSKEEPPRVSEEKPKAPKAPPRVEDSGLDTVAPRTVSDHVAIPKPEPTVLTPKPTCMVQPMTHAPPVSNEHHEEEEEKKVCLPGFTGLVNLGNTCFMNSVIQSLSNTRELRDYFHDRAFESEINCNNPLGTGGRLAIGFAVLLRALWKGTHHAFQPSKLKAIVASKANQFTGYAQHDAQEFMAFLLDGLHEDLNRIQNKPYTETVDSDGRLDEVVAEEAWQRHKMRNDSFIVDLFQGQFKSKLVCPTCSKVSITFDPFLYLPVPLPQKQKVLSVFYFAKEPHKKPIKFLVSVSKENSSTAEVLESISRSVRVKAENLRLAEVGKNCFQRMFLPSHSLDTVSSSDMLFCFEILSKDLAKERVVLLRVQQRLQVPNIAISKCASCLKPPVSEEDKLKRCTRCYSVGYCNQLCQKTHWPNHKGQCRPNTENVGLPFLVSVPESRLSYSRLTQLLHGYSRFSVNVFQPPFQSERTSPEISPALPPPPAGSLGDTGSGDEAMGGSSTPELTDCRPKNSTPMLDPPKPHAYTSSHDSGDAIRPTSPQTFLSTTQTSDSGFSESISSPSCCSPDTHIEKETSCEKAVRPEAAVAGYQQPNDPSSGHAGQFYIILLDSNNKEQRLDEKEDSLIDLPDDATVELVWKNNERLKEYVLVSAKELEYEEDPSSLSETARAGHFTLEQCLNLFTKPEVLAPEEAWYCPKCQQHREASKQLLLWRLPNILIIQLKRFSFRSFIWRDKINDMVDFPVRNLDLSNFCIGQKDEMQHPPIYDLYAVINHYGVMIGGHYTAYARLPSDRNSQRSDVGWRLFDDSTVTMVEESQVVTRYAYVLFYRRRNSPVERPPRFLRPVGADSPPAMGATASQASSQSLFGADLDSEGPPTLNPEVISGVFAHSGDCATASYSNMEDVD, encoded by the exons ATGTCCAGCGGCAGTGGTAACGGGGCCGCGGGCCGACGCAGCGGGGTTCAGAATCAGCAGAGGGGAGGAGGTGACCAGTTGTCCTCCAGTGCCAGTAAGAAGAAGCAGAAAGACCGAGCGAACCAGGAGTCCAAAGAGGCCAagagagctgctgctgctgcgggagTGGATGGAGTCCTTGCAGAGGTCAAAAAGG ATGTCTTTGTGGATTGGAAACAAAATGCCAATGAAGTGATTATCAAGTTGCGCTGTGGGGAAAGTGTGCAAAAGATTGAGGATGTCAACACAACCTTCACTGATACACACTGTCATGTGCACTTCTCAG ATGGTCGTGAGTGGACCTGCCATTTGCAGGAGGAAATCGAGGCCTCTTGTAGTAGGGTGCAATACAAAGAGAAGGGAGGATTTCTGTTGCTCATCCTGCACAAGAAGATCCCGATTCACATTTGGCCTTCGCTAAAA TGCAACAAGAAGGAGAAAGAAGTTGGACCCATTGAGACTAAAAATGCCAAGGCGCCGGCAACTGTAGCTTCAGAGTCACCAGAGCATCTCGAGTTGTCCTGCCCGCTGACACAACGTCAATCTCAggctccctcctccccctcacGCAACGCATCAAGATGCAGCGGCAGCAAAGCCGAGCGCACCGTCAAGCGCCACctgaaacacaaacaaccatctgacAAAACCTCCACGGAGTCTGCGGCGACGACTTTGGGCGGCGGGGACGGCACGGGCGCTTCACCTAAGCCGGTCTCCATTAAGAAAAGCAACCAGCAGTCCCGAGAGCCCAGTGCGAAGCGCACCAGTGCACATCTTACCAGGAACACCAAGGAGGACAAGTCTTCTACTGAAAGAGACATGGACTCAGCCCAGACTAGAACCTCTTATGCACGCCTGCCTGCTGCCGAGCTCCCTCAAACGCCACACAGAGATGGAGACGAGAGTTTAGACAGATTAGTTTGTGAACATGTACATGGGAGCGATGTTGCTGTCGCGAACAAGGTTCAG GAGGCAGATAAACCATCTGATGCTCCAGACACACAGGACAGAGGCGCTAAAACTGGGGCCAGTGAAAACCAACCAGCAGTTCCTGTGAGCGCGAGTGACTCCCTGAAAACGTCGGGCTTCAACAACCATCTTGACTCCGCCTTTCCAGAAAGGAGCACAGACATCACGAATGCCGAGCCGGAGAAAACGGCTCAGCTTCAGCAATCTGTGCGAGACACTCAAACTCACCAACAGCTCGGTTCGAGAGGGGCCACCCCGGTTTCCTCTCGAGATGTGTCTGCCGAACAAGAGCCATCAACAGGTCTGACCCAGATTGAAGGTAGCTGTGATGGCGAGGAGAAGCGTGACCAGTCCAAAGAGGAGCCAGCCCCCATAAAGCAACAGGAAG TGCCAGAGCCGATGGTAAACCTGCAATATGTGAAGAATGACTCGTACGAGAAAGGCACAGATTTGATGGTCGTGAACGTCTACATGAAGAACATCTGCAGGAACACATCGAGGGTCATTTTCAGGGAGCAGGATTTCACCCTCATCTTCCAGACAAG TGATGCAAACTTTCTTCGGCTTCACCCGGACTGTGGACCAAACACGGTGTTCAAGTGGCAAGTGAAACTCAG GAATCTGATACAGCCAGAGCAGTGCTCCTACTCCTTCACCGTATCCCGAGTGGACATTACGCTGAAGAAGCGACACAGCCAACGCTGGGAGGGTCTCGAGGCCCCCGCCACACAAG GTGCAGTGGGTGGCGCCAAGGTGGCTGTGCCCTCGAGCCCCGCCTGCACAGAAAAGAGCAAACCTGGCAGCAGTCAGCACAGCCTGCCGAGCAAGGAGGAGCCCCCCAGGGTCAGTGAGGAGAAACCAAAGGCCCCTAAAGCCCCACCCAGAGTGGAGGACAGTGGTCTGGATACTGTGGCTCCTCGTACAGTCTCTGACCACGTGGCCATCCCTAAGCCAGAGCCCACTGTTCTGACG CCTAAGCCAACATGCATGGTGCAGCCCATGACCCACGCACCCCCTGTTAGTAATGAGCAccacgaggaagaggaggagaagaaggtgTGCTTGCCTGGTTTCACAGGATTGGTCAACCTCGGAAACACCTGCTTCATGAACAGTGTCATTCAATCCCTGTCCAACACCCGAGAACTCAGGGATTACTTTCATG ATCGAGCGTTTGAGTCCGAAATCAATTGCAATAATCCATTGGGAACAGGAGGCCGGCTAGCCATTGGCTTTGCGGTGCTGCTCAGGGCTCTTTGGAAAGGAACCCACCATGCCTTCCAACCCTCGAAGCTCAAG GCAATTGTGGCCAGTAAAGCCAATCAGTTTACAGGCTATGCCCAGCATGATGCCCAGGAATTCATGGCCTTTTTACTTGACGGCCTCCACGAGGACTTGAATCGTATTCAGAATAAGCCATACACGGAGACGGTGGACTCCGATGGTCGCTTGGACGAG GTGGTGGCAGAGGAAGCATGGCAGAGGCACAAGATGAGAAACGACTCATTCATCGTCGATCTCTTCCAAGGCCAGTTCAAATCCAAGCTTGTTTGTCCCACGTGCTCCAAG GTGTCGATAACATTTGACCCCTTCCTGTACTTGCCTGTCCCATTGCCACAGAAACAAAAGGTGTTGTCAGTTTTCTACTTTGCCAAGGAACCGCATAAAAAACCCATTAAG TTTTTGGTGAGTGTGAGCAAGGAGAACTCCAGCACTGCAGAAGTCCTTGAGTCCATCTCCAGGAGTGTTCGGGTCAAGGCTGAAAACCTCAGACTTGCAGAG GTGGGGAAGAACTGTTTCCAGCGAATGTTTTTGCCCTCTCATTCCCTGGACACCGTGTCGTCCTCAGACATGTTGTTCTGCTTTGAGATACTCTCCAAAGATCTGGCCAAGGAGAGAGTCGTGTTGCTCCGAGTGCAGCAG agACTACAGGTTCCCAATATCGCCATCTCAAAGTGTGCCTCCTGCCTAAAGCCTCCAGTCTCTGAGGAAGATAAACTGAAGCGCTGTACTCGCTGTTACAGTGTCGGCTACTGCAATCA ATTGTGTCAAAAGACCCACTGGCCGAATCACAAAGGTCAGTGTCGACCCAATACCGAAAATGTGGGTCTGCCATTCCTGGTTAGTGTACCCGAATCCCGGCTCTCCTATAGCCGCCTCACTCAACTCCTGCATGGCTATTCCAG GTTTTCAGTCAATGTGTTCCAGCCTCCTTTCCAGTCAGAGAGGACATCCCCCGAAATATCTCCAGCACTCCCGCCACCACCAGCAGGTTCTCTTGGTGATACAGGCTCAGGAGATGAGGCCATGGGCGGAAGCAGTACTCCAGAATTAACTGACTGCAGACCCAAGAATAGCACTCCGATGCTTGACCCCCCGAAACCACACGCCTATACCTCATCCCATGATTCTGGTGATGCTATTCGCCCTACTTCCCCCCAGACGTTTCTCTCCACCACACAGACGTCAGACTCTGGGTTCTCAGAGTCCATCTCCTCTCCTTCCTGCTGCTCTCCGGACACCCATATTGAAAAAGAAACGTCTTGTGAGAAGGCAGTACGGCCAGAAG CCGCAGTAGCCGGGTATCAACAACCTAATGATCCATCTTCGGGGCACGCTGGTCAGTTCTACATCATTCTGCTGGATTCAAACAACAAGGAGCAGAGACTGGACGAGAAAG AAGATAGTCTAATCGACTTACCTGATGATGCAACCGTGGAGCTGGTGTGGAAAAACAACGAGCGTCTAAAGGAGTATGTCCTAGTGAGCGCAAAGGAGCTGGAGTATGAGGAGGATCCCAGTTCTTTGAGTGAGACAGCCAGGGCGGGGCACTTCACCCTGGAGCAGTGCCTCAACCTCTTCACTAAGCCGGAGGTGTTGGCACCAGAAGAGGCATG gTACTGTCCAAAGTGCCAGCAGCACCGCGAGGCTTCCAAACAACTGCTTCTGTGGCGTCTTCCCAACATTTTGATCATCCAACTGAAACGCTTCAGTTTCAGGAGTTTCATCTGGAGAGACAAGATTAATGACATGGTTGACTTTCCTGTCAG AAATCTGGATCTGAGTAACTTCTGCATTGGTCAGAAGGATGAGATGCAGCACCCACCTATCTACGACCTGTATGCAGTCATCAACCACTATGGTGTGATGATCGGTGGTCACTACACCGCCTACGCTCGCTTGCCAAGTGACAGAAATAGCCAGCGCAGTGATGTTG GCTGGCGTTTGTTTGATGACAGCACTGTTACGATGGTGGAGGAGAGCCAGGTGGTGACGCGATACGCCTACGTCCTTTTCTACCGTCGTCGAAATTCCCCCGTGGAGCGGCCGCCGCGCTTCCTCAGACCCGTCGGAGCGGACTCTCCCCCTGCGATGGGAGCAACTGCCAGTCAG GCATCAAGTCAGTCACTATTTGGTGCTGACCTGGACTCTGAGGGACCGCCCACATTGAACCCGGAGGTGATCTCTGGTGTCTTTGCGCATTCTGGAGACTGTGCAACAGCATCCTACAGCAACATGGAAGATGTGGACTAA
- the usp19 gene encoding ubiquitin carboxyl-terminal hydrolase 19 isoform X5 yields MSSGSGNGAAGRRSGVQNQQRGGGDQLSSSASKKKQKDRANQESKEAKRAAAAAGVDGVLAEVKKDVFVDWKQNANEVIIKLRCGESVQKIEDVNTTFTDTHCHVHFSDGREWTCHLQEEIEASCSRVQYKEKGGFLLLILHKKIPIHIWPSLKCNKKEKEVGPIETKNAKAPATVASESPEHLELSCPLTQRQSQAPSSPSRNASRCSGSKAERTVKRHLKHKQPSDKTSTESAATTLGGGDGTGASPKPVSIKKSNQQSREPSAKRTSAHLTRNTKEDKSSTERDMDSAQTRTSYARLPAAELPQTPHRDGDESLDRLVCEHVHGSDVAVANKVQEADKPSDAPDTQDRGAKTGASENQPAVPVSASDSLKTSGFNNHLDSAFPERSTDITNAEPEKTAQLQQSVRDTQTHQQLGSRGATPVSSRDVSAEQEPSTGLTQIEGSCDGEEKRDQSKEEPAPIKQQEVPEPMVNLQYVKNDSYEKGTDLMVVNVYMKNICRNTSRVIFREQDFTLIFQTSDANFLRLHPDCGPNTVFKWQVKLRNLIQPEQCSYSFTVSRVDITLKKRHSQRWEGLEAPATQVGGAKVAVPSSPACTEKSKPGSSQHSLPSKEEPPRVSEEKPKAPKAPPRVEDSGLDTVAPRTVSDHVAIPKPEPTVLTPKPTCMVQPMTHAPPVSNEHHEEEEEKKVCLPGFTGLVNLGNTCFMNSVIQSLSNTRELRDYFHDRAFESEINCNNPLGTGGRLAIGFAVLLRALWKGTHHAFQPSKLKAIVASKANQFTGYAQHDAQEFMAFLLDGLHEDLNRIQNKPYTETVDSDGRLDEVVAEEAWQRHKMRNDSFIVDLFQGQFKSKLVCPTCSKVSITFDPFLYLPVPLPQKQKVLSVFYFAKEPHKKPIKFLVSVSKENSSTAEVLESISRSVRVKAENLRLAEVGKNCFQRMFLPSHSLDTVSSSDMLFCFEILSKDLAKERVVLLRVQQRLQVPNIAISKCASCLKPPVSEEDKLKRCTRCYSVGYCNQLCQKTHWPNHKGQCRPNTENVGLPFLVSVPESRLSYSRLTQLLHGYSRFSVNVFQPPFQSERTSPEISPALPPPPAGSLGDTGSGDEAMGGSSTPELTDCRPKNSTPMLDPPKPHAYTSSHDSGDAIRPTSPQTFLSTTQTSDSGFSESISSPSCCSPDTHIEKETSCEKAVRPEAAVAGYQQPNDPSSGHAGQFYIILLDSNNKEQRLDEKEDSLIDLPDDATVELVWKNNERLKEYVLVSAKELEYEEDPSSLSETARAGHFTLEQCLNLFTKPEVLAPEEAWYCPKCQQHREASKQLLLWRLPNILIIQLKRFSFRSFIWRDKINDMVDFPVRNLDLSNFCIGQKDEMQHPPIYDLYAVINHYGVMIGGHYTAYARLPSDRNSQRSDVGWRLFDDSTVTMVEESQVVTRYAYVLFYRRRNSPVERPPRFLRPVGADSPPAMGATASQASSQSLFGADLDSEGPPTLNPEVISGVFAHSGDCATASYSNMEDVD; encoded by the exons ATGTCCAGCGGCAGTGGTAACGGGGCCGCGGGCCGACGCAGCGGGGTTCAGAATCAGCAGAGGGGAGGAGGTGACCAGTTGTCCTCCAGTGCCAGTAAGAAGAAGCAGAAAGACCGAGCGAACCAGGAGTCCAAAGAGGCCAagagagctgctgctgctgcgggagTGGATGGAGTCCTTGCAGAGGTCAAAAAGG ATGTCTTTGTGGATTGGAAACAAAATGCCAATGAAGTGATTATCAAGTTGCGCTGTGGGGAAAGTGTGCAAAAGATTGAGGATGTCAACACAACCTTCACTGATACACACTGTCATGTGCACTTCTCAG ATGGTCGTGAGTGGACCTGCCATTTGCAGGAGGAAATCGAGGCCTCTTGTAGTAGGGTGCAATACAAAGAGAAGGGAGGATTTCTGTTGCTCATCCTGCACAAGAAGATCCCGATTCACATTTGGCCTTCGCTAAAA TGCAACAAGAAGGAGAAAGAAGTTGGACCCATTGAGACTAAAAATGCCAAGGCGCCGGCAACTGTAGCTTCAGAGTCACCAGAGCATCTCGAGTTGTCCTGCCCGCTGACACAACGTCAATCTCAggctccctcctccccctcacGCAACGCATCAAGATGCAGCGGCAGCAAAGCCGAGCGCACCGTCAAGCGCCACctgaaacacaaacaaccatctgacAAAACCTCCACGGAGTCTGCGGCGACGACTTTGGGCGGCGGGGACGGCACGGGCGCTTCACCTAAGCCGGTCTCCATTAAGAAAAGCAACCAGCAGTCCCGAGAGCCCAGTGCGAAGCGCACCAGTGCACATCTTACCAGGAACACCAAGGAGGACAAGTCTTCTACTGAAAGAGACATGGACTCAGCCCAGACTAGAACCTCTTATGCACGCCTGCCTGCTGCCGAGCTCCCTCAAACGCCACACAGAGATGGAGACGAGAGTTTAGACAGATTAGTTTGTGAACATGTACATGGGAGCGATGTTGCTGTCGCGAACAAGGTTCAG GAGGCAGATAAACCATCTGATGCTCCAGACACACAGGACAGAGGCGCTAAAACTGGGGCCAGTGAAAACCAACCAGCAGTTCCTGTGAGCGCGAGTGACTCCCTGAAAACGTCGGGCTTCAACAACCATCTTGACTCCGCCTTTCCAGAAAGGAGCACAGACATCACGAATGCCGAGCCGGAGAAAACGGCTCAGCTTCAGCAATCTGTGCGAGACACTCAAACTCACCAACAGCTCGGTTCGAGAGGGGCCACCCCGGTTTCCTCTCGAGATGTGTCTGCCGAACAAGAGCCATCAACAGGTCTGACCCAGATTGAAGGTAGCTGTGATGGCGAGGAGAAGCGTGACCAGTCCAAAGAGGAGCCAGCCCCCATAAAGCAACAGGAAG TGCCAGAGCCGATGGTAAACCTGCAATATGTGAAGAATGACTCGTACGAGAAAGGCACAGATTTGATGGTCGTGAACGTCTACATGAAGAACATCTGCAGGAACACATCGAGGGTCATTTTCAGGGAGCAGGATTTCACCCTCATCTTCCAGACAAG TGATGCAAACTTTCTTCGGCTTCACCCGGACTGTGGACCAAACACGGTGTTCAAGTGGCAAGTGAAACTCAG GAATCTGATACAGCCAGAGCAGTGCTCCTACTCCTTCACCGTATCCCGAGTGGACATTACGCTGAAGAAGCGACACAGCCAACGCTGGGAGGGTCTCGAGGCCCCCGCCACACAAG TGGGTGGCGCCAAGGTGGCTGTGCCCTCGAGCCCCGCCTGCACAGAAAAGAGCAAACCTGGCAGCAGTCAGCACAGCCTGCCGAGCAAGGAGGAGCCCCCCAGGGTCAGTGAGGAGAAACCAAAGGCCCCTAAAGCCCCACCCAGAGTGGAGGACAGTGGTCTGGATACTGTGGCTCCTCGTACAGTCTCTGACCACGTGGCCATCCCTAAGCCAGAGCCCACTGTTCTGACG CCTAAGCCAACATGCATGGTGCAGCCCATGACCCACGCACCCCCTGTTAGTAATGAGCAccacgaggaagaggaggagaagaaggtgTGCTTGCCTGGTTTCACAGGATTGGTCAACCTCGGAAACACCTGCTTCATGAACAGTGTCATTCAATCCCTGTCCAACACCCGAGAACTCAGGGATTACTTTCATG ATCGAGCGTTTGAGTCCGAAATCAATTGCAATAATCCATTGGGAACAGGAGGCCGGCTAGCCATTGGCTTTGCGGTGCTGCTCAGGGCTCTTTGGAAAGGAACCCACCATGCCTTCCAACCCTCGAAGCTCAAG GCAATTGTGGCCAGTAAAGCCAATCAGTTTACAGGCTATGCCCAGCATGATGCCCAGGAATTCATGGCCTTTTTACTTGACGGCCTCCACGAGGACTTGAATCGTATTCAGAATAAGCCATACACGGAGACGGTGGACTCCGATGGTCGCTTGGACGAG GTGGTGGCAGAGGAAGCATGGCAGAGGCACAAGATGAGAAACGACTCATTCATCGTCGATCTCTTCCAAGGCCAGTTCAAATCCAAGCTTGTTTGTCCCACGTGCTCCAAG GTGTCGATAACATTTGACCCCTTCCTGTACTTGCCTGTCCCATTGCCACAGAAACAAAAGGTGTTGTCAGTTTTCTACTTTGCCAAGGAACCGCATAAAAAACCCATTAAG TTTTTGGTGAGTGTGAGCAAGGAGAACTCCAGCACTGCAGAAGTCCTTGAGTCCATCTCCAGGAGTGTTCGGGTCAAGGCTGAAAACCTCAGACTTGCAGAG GTGGGGAAGAACTGTTTCCAGCGAATGTTTTTGCCCTCTCATTCCCTGGACACCGTGTCGTCCTCAGACATGTTGTTCTGCTTTGAGATACTCTCCAAAGATCTGGCCAAGGAGAGAGTCGTGTTGCTCCGAGTGCAGCAG agACTACAGGTTCCCAATATCGCCATCTCAAAGTGTGCCTCCTGCCTAAAGCCTCCAGTCTCTGAGGAAGATAAACTGAAGCGCTGTACTCGCTGTTACAGTGTCGGCTACTGCAATCA ATTGTGTCAAAAGACCCACTGGCCGAATCACAAAGGTCAGTGTCGACCCAATACCGAAAATGTGGGTCTGCCATTCCTGGTTAGTGTACCCGAATCCCGGCTCTCCTATAGCCGCCTCACTCAACTCCTGCATGGCTATTCCAG GTTTTCAGTCAATGTGTTCCAGCCTCCTTTCCAGTCAGAGAGGACATCCCCCGAAATATCTCCAGCACTCCCGCCACCACCAGCAGGTTCTCTTGGTGATACAGGCTCAGGAGATGAGGCCATGGGCGGAAGCAGTACTCCAGAATTAACTGACTGCAGACCCAAGAATAGCACTCCGATGCTTGACCCCCCGAAACCACACGCCTATACCTCATCCCATGATTCTGGTGATGCTATTCGCCCTACTTCCCCCCAGACGTTTCTCTCCACCACACAGACGTCAGACTCTGGGTTCTCAGAGTCCATCTCCTCTCCTTCCTGCTGCTCTCCGGACACCCATATTGAAAAAGAAACGTCTTGTGAGAAGGCAGTACGGCCAGAAG CCGCAGTAGCCGGGTATCAACAACCTAATGATCCATCTTCGGGGCACGCTGGTCAGTTCTACATCATTCTGCTGGATTCAAACAACAAGGAGCAGAGACTGGACGAGAAAG AAGATAGTCTAATCGACTTACCTGATGATGCAACCGTGGAGCTGGTGTGGAAAAACAACGAGCGTCTAAAGGAGTATGTCCTAGTGAGCGCAAAGGAGCTGGAGTATGAGGAGGATCCCAGTTCTTTGAGTGAGACAGCCAGGGCGGGGCACTTCACCCTGGAGCAGTGCCTCAACCTCTTCACTAAGCCGGAGGTGTTGGCACCAGAAGAGGCATG gTACTGTCCAAAGTGCCAGCAGCACCGCGAGGCTTCCAAACAACTGCTTCTGTGGCGTCTTCCCAACATTTTGATCATCCAACTGAAACGCTTCAGTTTCAGGAGTTTCATCTGGAGAGACAAGATTAATGACATGGTTGACTTTCCTGTCAG AAATCTGGATCTGAGTAACTTCTGCATTGGTCAGAAGGATGAGATGCAGCACCCACCTATCTACGACCTGTATGCAGTCATCAACCACTATGGTGTGATGATCGGTGGTCACTACACCGCCTACGCTCGCTTGCCAAGTGACAGAAATAGCCAGCGCAGTGATGTTG GCTGGCGTTTGTTTGATGACAGCACTGTTACGATGGTGGAGGAGAGCCAGGTGGTGACGCGATACGCCTACGTCCTTTTCTACCGTCGTCGAAATTCCCCCGTGGAGCGGCCGCCGCGCTTCCTCAGACCCGTCGGAGCGGACTCTCCCCCTGCGATGGGAGCAACTGCCAGTCAG GCATCAAGTCAGTCACTATTTGGTGCTGACCTGGACTCTGAGGGACCGCCCACATTGAACCCGGAGGTGATCTCTGGTGTCTTTGCGCATTCTGGAGACTGTGCAACAGCATCCTACAGCAACATGGAAGATGTGGACTAA